A single Natrinema pellirubrum DSM 15624 DNA region contains:
- a CDS encoding UvrD-helicase domain-containing protein → MAEDRRSGPDRDPTDGLESGTDRGTTRADAGDAPGHAFAAGVDPKGNQRAVIESDAACTSVDAGAGTGKTTTMLLRIERAIERGDVDPEDVLVLTFANEAAASIRDAVAERLSPDAAAAIDVYTYHSFCYRLVREYAYYLGYAPDFEVVTERKRRRIVGRLLASNDYDFAAASARPDEGTADLADAVDDFIAAISREGITPERLRSALPSVRTLELCAEFVLWLERTADAELSFDNEALRWFNDEDHLGTARESLVDYGKLIEYCREKIAEAPDAFRAEDVVRDIDRYLRALQTCVTNAIGTLDLAEPTTKHLPRALFGNEIWGSATERLEQTPFGRLKHYVEFLRLARHYTDVYADYHDHLEAERALDFDELVRTATTLLEDDAVAPEITGQWTQVYCDEFQDTDATQFSLLTELTDGPDRPDLLAIGDKDQAIYGWRGTDREGLDRLATTADDHRGIELELNFRSRQEILALTNACDYAHQSSKTLREHGRTEGTYDEADPPDRVVKIESDEIPQSTPEQVATTVSRLLNGEAENVPQRSLGDLAVIVRTNRHAQAVADELRSLRIPYEVSGSPRGEVSPGLRTALSYLRVLVDPGADAHLRRVLLYRYRFSESDLATLQRRDGSLYDAVTEADPTTLALEAPDRLETVRDHLAILEEYRDVYPLSGFVRRFRDVTRLEWFCTGKERSEFDRIERFVEAYESDGVVQSLSGEFVDALAATLRSGGGDRTRGSHSADCVDVMTVHQAKGLEFDTVLVPFLSDEEWCVEGDYADRARDRLLAATLDDDVDSPLTADLAADSVAEEWRVLHVALTRAANHLFLFGAEYEYDPADGLAAATADACLADEIAWSVTGRRMDLWSSLTESVERVREAYPETVVDRTDEIAASAGETPGTITYYAGYGDRPVEPLETREAIETVHRLGRQLRDGSLLPAADATSHGGLEAGGSDRPVPSGRRPSALTTDTVRFPVETLATATELPVAMRHSYSAMDTHETCPRKHYLDHVVRAFDDPPATAEPADRTVDDTEGTATETDDAASRLVGTVFHDVAEEAFHREYEGCEAWREAAVRQLTARDLLAYREPVLACIDRYFAATAPAYDRPVADWEPLAAELPFSLEDVADVTGDVVGYVDSVRRLPDGGLTVLDYKATAERIAPEDAVQLALYLRACERRFDEPIAAVGYVYVGDVDGPRVDLFDPDELPAWESVLETLAAVDEPSFTETTPGDHCRHCPHRSLGCGPDEWTPDTGVSDDD, encoded by the coding sequence ATGGCTGAGGACCGCCGCAGCGGCCCCGACCGCGATCCGACGGACGGGCTCGAGTCCGGGACCGATCGCGGCACGACCCGAGCCGACGCCGGCGACGCGCCCGGCCACGCGTTTGCGGCCGGCGTCGACCCCAAGGGCAACCAGCGGGCCGTCATCGAAAGCGACGCGGCTTGTACCTCCGTCGACGCGGGGGCCGGGACCGGGAAGACGACGACGATGCTGTTGCGGATCGAACGCGCCATCGAGCGCGGCGACGTCGACCCCGAGGACGTCCTCGTGTTGACCTTCGCCAACGAGGCCGCCGCGAGCATCCGCGACGCGGTCGCCGAGCGACTCTCGCCCGACGCCGCCGCGGCGATCGACGTCTACACCTACCACTCGTTCTGTTACCGGCTCGTCCGCGAGTACGCCTACTACCTCGGCTACGCGCCCGACTTCGAGGTCGTCACCGAGCGCAAGCGCCGCCGGATCGTCGGCCGCCTGCTCGCGAGCAACGACTACGACTTCGCGGCCGCCTCGGCCCGCCCGGACGAGGGGACGGCTGACCTCGCCGACGCGGTCGACGACTTTATCGCCGCGATAAGTCGAGAGGGAATCACCCCCGAGCGACTCCGGTCGGCGCTGCCGTCGGTCCGGACTCTCGAGCTGTGTGCCGAGTTCGTCCTCTGGCTCGAGCGGACCGCCGACGCGGAGCTGTCCTTCGACAACGAGGCGCTGCGGTGGTTCAACGACGAGGACCACCTTGGGACCGCCCGCGAGTCGCTGGTCGACTACGGCAAGCTCATCGAGTACTGCCGCGAGAAGATCGCCGAAGCACCCGACGCCTTCCGGGCGGAGGACGTGGTTCGCGACATCGATCGCTATCTGCGGGCGCTCCAGACCTGCGTGACGAACGCGATCGGGACGCTCGACCTCGCAGAGCCGACCACGAAACACCTCCCGCGGGCGCTGTTTGGCAACGAAATCTGGGGGTCGGCCACGGAACGGCTCGAGCAGACGCCTTTCGGCCGGCTCAAACACTACGTCGAGTTCCTCCGGCTGGCCCGCCACTACACCGACGTCTACGCGGACTATCACGACCACCTCGAGGCCGAGCGGGCGCTGGACTTCGACGAGCTGGTGCGGACAGCGACGACGCTGCTCGAGGACGACGCCGTCGCCCCGGAGATCACCGGCCAGTGGACGCAGGTCTACTGCGACGAGTTCCAAGATACCGACGCGACCCAGTTTTCGTTACTGACCGAACTCACCGACGGCCCCGACCGGCCCGACCTGCTCGCGATCGGCGACAAGGACCAGGCTATCTACGGCTGGCGCGGCACCGACCGCGAGGGGCTCGACCGGCTGGCGACGACCGCGGACGATCACCGCGGGATCGAACTCGAACTCAACTTCCGCTCGCGACAGGAGATCCTCGCGCTGACAAACGCCTGTGACTACGCCCACCAGTCCTCGAAGACGCTGCGCGAACACGGCCGAACCGAGGGGACCTACGACGAGGCCGACCCGCCGGATCGCGTCGTCAAAATCGAGAGCGACGAGATTCCCCAGTCGACGCCGGAACAGGTCGCGACGACGGTCTCGCGACTTCTCAATGGAGAGGCGGAAAACGTCCCGCAGCGATCGCTGGGCGATCTCGCGGTCATCGTCCGAACCAACCGCCACGCGCAGGCGGTGGCTGACGAACTCCGGTCGCTGCGGATCCCCTACGAGGTGTCGGGCTCGCCGCGAGGCGAGGTCTCGCCCGGCCTGCGGACGGCGCTGTCGTACCTCCGAGTGCTGGTCGACCCGGGCGCGGACGCCCACCTCCGGCGCGTGTTACTCTATCGGTACCGGTTCTCCGAGAGCGATCTGGCGACGCTCCAGCGACGGGACGGGTCGCTGTACGACGCCGTGACCGAGGCAGATCCGACGACGCTCGCTCTCGAGGCACCCGACCGACTCGAGACGGTCCGGGACCACCTCGCGATCCTCGAGGAGTACCGCGACGTCTATCCGCTGTCGGGGTTCGTGCGGCGGTTCAGGGACGTGACCCGGCTCGAGTGGTTCTGTACGGGCAAGGAGCGATCGGAGTTCGACCGCATCGAGCGGTTCGTCGAGGCCTACGAGTCCGATGGGGTCGTCCAGTCGCTCTCGGGGGAGTTCGTGGACGCGCTCGCGGCGACGCTACGAAGCGGCGGGGGCGACCGTACCCGGGGGAGCCACTCGGCGGACTGCGTCGACGTGATGACGGTCCATCAGGCCAAGGGACTGGAGTTCGACACCGTCCTCGTCCCCTTCCTCTCGGACGAGGAGTGGTGCGTCGAGGGCGACTACGCCGACCGCGCCCGGGACCGCCTGCTGGCGGCGACGCTCGACGACGACGTCGACTCGCCGCTGACGGCCGATCTGGCCGCCGACTCGGTCGCCGAGGAGTGGCGAGTCCTCCACGTCGCGCTCACCCGCGCTGCGAACCACCTGTTCCTCTTCGGGGCCGAGTACGAGTACGACCCGGCCGACGGGCTCGCGGCCGCGACCGCCGACGCCTGCCTGGCCGACGAGATCGCGTGGTCGGTGACCGGCCGGCGGATGGATCTCTGGTCGTCGCTGACCGAGAGCGTCGAGCGGGTCCGGGAGGCCTACCCCGAAACCGTGGTCGATCGCACCGACGAGATCGCCGCCTCGGCCGGCGAGACCCCCGGCACGATCACCTACTACGCCGGCTACGGCGACCGCCCCGTCGAACCCCTCGAGACCCGCGAGGCGATCGAGACGGTCCACCGACTGGGCCGACAGCTTCGGGACGGATCGTTGCTGCCCGCCGCCGACGCCACGAGCCACGGCGGCCTCGAGGCGGGGGGCAGCGACCGGCCGGTACCGAGCGGGCGCCGCCCGTCCGCGCTGACGACCGACACCGTCCGGTTCCCCGTCGAGACGCTCGCGACCGCGACCGAGCTGCCCGTCGCGATGCGACACAGCTACTCCGCGATGGACACCCACGAGACCTGTCCGCGCAAACACTATCTCGATCACGTCGTTCGGGCGTTCGACGATCCGCCGGCGACGGCGGAGCCGGCGGACAGGACAGTAGACGACACGGAGGGGACCGCGACGGAAACCGACGACGCGGCCTCTCGGCTCGTCGGCACTGTCTTCCACGACGTCGCCGAGGAAGCGTTCCACCGCGAGTACGAGGGTTGCGAGGCCTGGCGCGAGGCCGCCGTCCGCCAGCTCACCGCGCGGGATCTGCTCGCGTACCGCGAGCCCGTCCTCGCCTGTATCGATCGGTACTTCGCGGCGACCGCGCCCGCATACGACCGGCCGGTCGCCGACTGGGAACCCCTGGCCGCGGAACTCCCGTTTTCGCTCGAGGACGTCGCGGACGTGACCGGGGACGTGGTCGGCTACGTCGACTCGGTCCGGCGGCTCCCCGACGGCGGACTGACCGTGCTGGACTACAAGGCCACCGCCGAGCGGATCGCCCCCGAGGACGCCGTCCAGTTGGCGCTGTATCTGCGGGCCTGCGAGCGGCGGTTCGACGAGCCGATCGCCGCGGTCGGCTACGTCTACGTCGGCGACGTCGACGGCCCCCGCGTCGACCTGTTCGATCCCGACGAGCTACCGGCCTGGGAGTCGGTCCTCGAGACGCTCGCGGCGGTCGACGAGCCCTCGTTCACGGAGACGACACCGGGCGACCACTGCCGGCACTGTCCGCACCGGTCGCTGGGCTGTGGACCGGACGAGTGGACGCCGGATACGGGTGTTTCGGACGACGACTGA
- a CDS encoding CBS domain-containing protein: MEDIFVARVMSTDVYTVAPDTLVEDAAGEMLDNGIGSVVVVDDDNRLEGILTTTDFVRIVAERKPKDRTPVSTYMSTDVVTVGAQDSIRDAADVMVERGFHHIPVVDEDEGVIGMVTTSDLAGYISRVQEPSPE, translated from the coding sequence ATGGAAGACATTTTCGTCGCGCGAGTCATGTCAACGGATGTCTATACGGTCGCGCCGGATACGCTCGTCGAGGACGCCGCGGGCGAGATGCTCGACAACGGGATCGGGTCGGTTGTCGTCGTCGACGACGACAACCGGCTCGAGGGGATCCTGACGACGACGGACTTCGTTCGGATCGTCGCCGAGCGAAAGCCCAAGGACCGGACCCCGGTTTCGACCTACATGAGTACGGACGTCGTCACTGTCGGGGCACAGGACAGCATCCGCGACGCCGCCGACGTGATGGTCGAACGCGGCTTCCACCACATCCCCGTCGTCGACGAGGACGAGGGCGTCATCGGGATGGTCACGACATCGGACTTGGCCGGCTACATCTCGCGGGTACAGGAGCCGAGTCCCGAGTAG
- a CDS encoding PD-(D/E)XK nuclease family protein: protein MSDADAAAVPTLSVEGLRTGLRCPRQYEFAHVHELEGEAAAGDDRVDLLRTALCDALRNADADREALESMAADRLATLWADHDERFHSATQRRHERRVLEATAAAYVDAVGVDHAAGIERLEAEATDGELVGPGLPLSSTVELSSADRGDESPSAPESVRIDATVDYVTADGSSLVGVRFVPTVAPLGLLRYRSDWEGDVASHFTDHFDPESAAFDPAPVGALLETAVVLDGLRGLRDRLELGDRTCRYVQIPLADRSGTAVNWVRDDVETSLEIVDLTDGYVDHHTFGMTHEHRNETVDDRLATVAAELVSGPYDPTARWAAIEDHACPTCEYTVCCQDYIAREVGFDG, encoded by the coding sequence ATGAGTGACGCCGACGCAGCGGCCGTTCCCACGCTCTCCGTCGAGGGACTCCGGACCGGCCTCCGCTGTCCCCGCCAGTACGAGTTCGCCCACGTCCACGAACTCGAGGGCGAGGCGGCGGCCGGCGACGACCGGGTCGACCTGCTGCGGACCGCGCTCTGTGATGCGCTCCGAAATGCCGATGCGGACCGCGAGGCCCTCGAGTCGATGGCCGCGGACCGGCTGGCGACGCTGTGGGCCGACCACGACGAGCGCTTTCATTCGGCGACCCAGCGCCGCCACGAGCGGCGCGTCCTCGAGGCGACGGCCGCCGCGTACGTCGATGCCGTCGGCGTCGACCACGCCGCGGGGATCGAGCGACTCGAGGCCGAAGCGACCGACGGCGAACTCGTCGGGCCGGGACTCCCGCTCTCGAGTACGGTCGAGCTATCGAGTGCGGACCGCGGGGACGAGTCGCCGTCGGCCCCCGAATCGGTGCGGATCGACGCGACGGTCGACTACGTCACCGCCGACGGCTCGTCGCTCGTCGGCGTCCGATTCGTGCCGACCGTGGCGCCGCTTGGCCTTCTCCGGTACCGATCGGACTGGGAGGGCGACGTCGCTTCCCACTTTACCGATCACTTTGACCCCGAATCGGCGGCGTTCGACCCCGCTCCCGTCGGCGCGCTCCTCGAGACCGCCGTCGTCCTCGACGGGCTCCGCGGGCTCCGCGACCGGCTCGAGTTGGGCGATCGGACCTGTCGGTACGTGCAGATTCCGCTCGCCGATCGGTCGGGGACGGCGGTGAACTGGGTCCGCGACGACGTCGAGACGAGCCTCGAGATCGTCGACCTGACCGACGGCTACGTCGATCACCACACCTTCGGGATGACCCACGAGCATCGCAACGAGACCGTCGACGACCGGCTCGCGACGGTTGCTGCCGAGCTGGTTTCGGGACCGTACGACCCCACGGCGCGGTGGGCGGCGATCGAGGACCACGCCTGCCCGACGTGTGAGTACACCGTCTGCTGTCAGGACTACATCGCTCGGGAGGTGGGATTCGATGGCTGA
- the uvrA gene encoding excinuclease ABC subunit UvrA: MSKDTIDVRGAEEHNLKDIDVTIPREEFTVVTGLSGSGKSSLAFETVYAEGQRRYIESLSAYARNFLGQMDKPQVETVEGLSPAISIDQKNAANNPRSTVGTVTELHDYLRLLYARVGTPHCPDCGREVGEQSAQNMVERILELPEGTKAKLAAPVVRDQKGAFEDLFEELVSEGYARVEIDGEEYDLTMDDPDLDENFDHTVDVIVDRVKVSTETRPRIIDSVETALAEAEGVLKVILPDASEAVAADLGEEARRTGALGEEREEDDRFVVEFSKDLACTHCGIDVPEIETRSFSFNSPHGACPECEGLGETKEVDEGLVVQDESKPLKHVFEAWSYNRSYYQTRLDAVAEHFGVSLSTPFEDLDEDVRQAFLYGTDGEVVFKRSTKNGTRRKQKRFEGVIPNLERRYIETDSDSTRDHIEDYMSVTECPACDGTRLKPASRAVLVDDTAITEINAMSIGDALDHFESMEADLTEREKVIAEEILKEIRARLSFMVEVGLEYLTLDREAATLSGGESQRIRLATQIGSGLVGVLYVLDEPSIGLHQRDNDRLLDTLEELRDLGNTLLVVEHDEETMRRADNVIDMGPGPGKRGGEVVANGTVEEVKATEESITGDYLSGRKQIPVPDERRDPDGALTVLGARQHNLTDLDVDIPLGCFTAITGVSGSGKSTLMHEVLYKGLARQMNDNTSVIPGDHDSLEGLDQIETVRLIDQSPIGRTPRSNPATYTGVFDYIRELFAQTKLSKQRGYEKGRFSFNVKGGRCEECGGQGTVKIEMNFLSDVHVPCEECDGARYNDATLDVTYKGKTIADVLELSVEEAYDFFESSSRIRRRLKLLKDVGLDYMKLGQPSTTLSGGEAQRIKLAEELGKKDSGETLYLLDEPTTGLHSEDERKLIDVLHRLTDDGNTVVVIEHELDLVKNADHIIDLGPEGGENGGEIVATGTPEEVARLDDSHTGRYLRDLLPKIDLEGPRGERVEPVTAPMDDD; the protein is encoded by the coding sequence ATGAGCAAGGACACCATCGACGTCCGCGGTGCGGAAGAACACAACCTCAAGGACATCGACGTGACGATCCCCCGTGAGGAGTTTACCGTCGTCACCGGCCTCTCGGGGTCGGGAAAGTCCTCGCTGGCGTTCGAGACGGTCTACGCCGAAGGGCAACGGCGGTACATCGAGAGCCTCTCGGCCTACGCCCGGAACTTCCTGGGCCAGATGGACAAGCCACAGGTCGAGACCGTCGAGGGACTCTCTCCGGCGATCTCGATCGACCAGAAAAACGCCGCGAACAACCCCCGTTCGACGGTCGGGACGGTCACGGAACTCCACGACTATCTCCGGCTCCTCTACGCACGCGTCGGCACGCCCCACTGTCCCGACTGTGGCCGCGAAGTCGGCGAGCAGAGTGCGCAAAACATGGTCGAGCGCATCCTCGAGTTGCCCGAGGGGACCAAGGCCAAGCTCGCGGCACCGGTCGTCCGCGACCAGAAGGGTGCCTTCGAGGACCTCTTCGAGGAACTCGTCTCGGAGGGCTATGCCCGCGTCGAGATCGACGGGGAGGAGTACGATCTCACGATGGACGACCCCGATCTCGACGAGAACTTCGATCACACCGTCGACGTGATCGTCGACCGCGTGAAGGTCAGCACCGAGACCCGACCGCGGATCATCGACAGCGTCGAGACGGCGCTTGCCGAGGCCGAGGGCGTCCTGAAGGTCATCCTCCCGGACGCATCCGAGGCGGTCGCCGCCGACCTCGGCGAAGAAGCCCGCCGGACCGGCGCGCTGGGTGAGGAACGCGAGGAGGACGACCGCTTCGTCGTCGAGTTCTCGAAGGACCTCGCCTGCACCCACTGCGGGATCGACGTCCCCGAGATCGAGACGCGTTCGTTCTCGTTCAACTCGCCCCACGGCGCGTGTCCCGAGTGTGAAGGGCTGGGCGAGACCAAGGAGGTCGACGAGGGCCTCGTCGTCCAAGACGAGTCCAAGCCGCTCAAGCACGTCTTCGAGGCCTGGAGCTACAACCGGTCGTACTACCAGACCCGGCTCGACGCCGTCGCCGAACACTTCGGCGTCTCCCTGTCGACGCCGTTCGAGGACCTCGACGAGGACGTCCGGCAGGCGTTCCTCTACGGGACGGACGGCGAAGTCGTCTTCAAGCGAAGCACCAAGAACGGCACCCGCCGGAAGCAAAAGCGCTTCGAAGGGGTCATCCCGAACCTCGAGCGCCGCTACATCGAGACCGACTCCGACTCGACGCGGGACCACATCGAGGACTACATGTCGGTCACGGAGTGTCCGGCCTGTGACGGTACGCGGCTCAAGCCAGCCAGCCGCGCCGTGTTGGTCGACGACACCGCAATCACGGAGATCAACGCGATGAGCATCGGGGACGCCCTCGATCACTTCGAGTCGATGGAAGCCGACCTCACTGAACGCGAGAAGGTCATCGCCGAGGAGATCTTAAAGGAGATCCGCGCGCGACTGAGCTTCATGGTCGAGGTCGGCCTCGAGTACCTCACGCTCGATCGGGAGGCGGCCACCCTGTCGGGCGGGGAGAGCCAGCGCATCCGACTCGCGACCCAGATCGGCTCCGGCCTCGTGGGCGTGTTGTACGTCCTCGACGAGCCCTCGATCGGGCTCCACCAGCGGGACAACGACCGCCTGCTCGATACGCTCGAGGAACTGCGCGACCTCGGGAACACCCTGCTGGTCGTCGAACACGACGAGGAGACGATGCGGCGGGCGGACAACGTCATCGACATGGGGCCCGGCCCCGGCAAGCGCGGCGGCGAGGTCGTCGCCAACGGCACCGTCGAGGAGGTCAAAGCGACCGAGGAATCGATCACCGGCGATTACCTCTCGGGCCGCAAGCAGATCCCGGTGCCCGACGAGCGACGCGATCCCGACGGCGCGCTGACCGTCCTCGGGGCGCGCCAGCACAACCTGACGGACCTCGACGTCGACATCCCGCTGGGCTGCTTTACTGCAATTACGGGCGTCTCGGGCTCGGGCAAATCCACGCTCATGCACGAGGTCCTCTACAAAGGGCTGGCCCGCCAGATGAACGACAACACGAGCGTGATCCCGGGCGACCACGACAGTCTCGAGGGCCTCGATCAGATCGAGACGGTCCGACTGATCGACCAGTCGCCGATCGGCCGCACGCCCCGGTCGAACCCGGCAACCTACACCGGCGTCTTCGACTACATCCGCGAGCTGTTCGCCCAGACGAAGCTGTCGAAACAGCGCGGCTACGAGAAGGGGCGGTTCTCCTTCAACGTCAAGGGCGGCCGCTGTGAGGAGTGTGGCGGGCAGGGAACCGTCAAAATCGAGATGAACTTCCTCTCGGACGTCCACGTCCCCTGCGAGGAGTGTGACGGCGCACGGTACAACGACGCCACGCTCGACGTGACCTACAAGGGGAAGACGATCGCCGACGTCCTCGAGCTGTCCGTCGAAGAGGCCTACGACTTCTTCGAGTCCTCGAGCCGGATCCGCCGCCGGCTGAAGCTGCTGAAAGACGTCGGGCTGGACTACATGAAACTCGGCCAGCCATCGACGACGCTCTCCGGTGGTGAGGCCCAGCGGATCAAGCTGGCGGAGGAGTTGGGGAAGAAAGACTCGGGCGAGACGCTGTACCTGCTCGACGAACCCACGACCGGACTCCACAGCGAGGACGAGCGCAAGCTCATCGATGTCCTCCACCGACTGACCGATGACGGCAACACCGTCGTCGTCATCGAACACGAACTCGACCTCGTGAAAAACGCCGACCACATCATCGACCTCGGCCCCGAGGGCGGCGAGAACGGCGGCGAGATCGTCGCGACCGGAACCCCCGAGGAAGTCGCGCGTCTAGACGACTCCCACACCGGGCGCTATCTGCGCGATCTCCTGCCGAAGATCGACCTCGAGGGCCCCCGCGGCGAGCGGGTCGAGCCCGTGACCGCGCCGATGGACGACGATTGA
- the folP gene encoding dihydropteroate synthase, whose amino-acid sequence MEYHEAADFLFDLRRFRPKPGTESTARLLAHFGTPHDDVDCVQIAGSNGKGSTARMVERTLREAGYSVGLYTSPHLEDLRERVRVDGRKMPQSAVCEFVDAVREYVTTRGADGESPTFFETMTAMALWQFGREDVDVAVLEVGIGGKYDATSVVDPVASAVTSVTLEHTGILGDTVGEIARDKAHVAPSEAPLVTGTTGDALAAVREVAGDVVTVGPSPAGESDPTAPDVRVAYDGRTNHTEAAVSIDADDWDLETEIPLLGEHQAVNAGIAAALARQIGDVSETDLARGLRSAHWPGRFEVMDTEPLVVLDGAHNPGACEGLATTLETYDYDDLHLVFGAMHDKDHREMAAALPTPASIVTTEPTLDRAEEPAVLAEAFADAGVGRVRTEAAVQDALATALADADGDDCVLVTGSLFAVAEARSRWTRIDVPKRIRDRSDARAALAEANVAAGDVERLDGDAVHRVVRTALRDRQATVLKEELLRLGGECALSGLERDDEAVDAVLMGTIAQFESLVEALEARSRPHGLADVAGELRATLEIDASDESRTTIRPADDSRGDDAGHRSPWDDRTAVMGILNVTPDSFHDGGEYDALEDAVDRAEAMVANDVDIIDIGGESTRPGADPVSVDEELERVVPVIERIADLDARISVDTRRAAVADAALEAGADIVNDVSGLEDPEMRFVAADHDAGLVVMHSIDAPVVPDRDVDYDDVVADVIDQLSERVLLAEKAGLDREQIIVDPGIGFGKSAAENFELLDRIDEFRALGCPVLFGHSHKSMFAKVGREGGERLEATVAATALAADRGADIVRVHDVTENVAAVRTALAAHDPEQFDWRS is encoded by the coding sequence ATGGAGTATCACGAGGCGGCGGACTTCTTATTCGATCTGCGTCGGTTCCGCCCGAAGCCGGGCACCGAGTCGACGGCCCGGCTACTCGCCCACTTCGGGACCCCCCACGACGACGTCGACTGCGTCCAGATCGCCGGCTCCAACGGGAAGGGAAGCACGGCCCGAATGGTCGAGCGCACGCTGCGGGAGGCCGGCTACTCCGTCGGCCTCTACACCTCGCCCCACCTCGAGGACCTCCGCGAACGCGTCCGCGTCGACGGCCGGAAGATGCCTCAGTCGGCCGTCTGCGAGTTCGTCGACGCCGTTCGCGAGTACGTGACGACCCGCGGTGCCGACGGCGAGTCGCCGACCTTCTTCGAGACGATGACCGCCATGGCGCTGTGGCAGTTCGGCCGCGAGGACGTCGATGTCGCCGTTCTCGAGGTCGGCATCGGCGGGAAGTACGACGCCACCAGCGTCGTCGATCCGGTCGCCAGCGCGGTCACGAGCGTCACGCTGGAACACACGGGGATCCTCGGCGACACCGTCGGGGAGATCGCCCGCGACAAGGCCCACGTCGCGCCGAGCGAGGCCCCGCTCGTGACCGGTACGACCGGGGACGCGCTCGCGGCGGTCCGCGAGGTCGCCGGCGACGTGGTCACCGTCGGCCCCTCACCCGCGGGGGAGTCGGACCCCACCGCGCCGGACGTTCGCGTCGCCTACGACGGCCGGACCAACCACACCGAAGCCGCCGTTTCGATCGACGCCGACGACTGGGACCTCGAGACCGAAATTCCGCTGCTGGGCGAGCATCAGGCCGTCAACGCCGGTATCGCGGCCGCCCTCGCCCGCCAGATCGGTGACGTCTCCGAAACCGACCTCGCCCGCGGCCTGCGCAGCGCCCACTGGCCGGGCCGGTTCGAGGTGATGGACACCGAGCCGCTGGTGGTCCTCGACGGCGCGCACAACCCCGGTGCCTGCGAGGGGCTCGCGACGACGCTCGAGACGTACGACTACGACGACCTCCATCTCGTCTTCGGCGCGATGCACGACAAGGACCACCGCGAGATGGCCGCCGCCCTGCCGACGCCGGCCTCGATCGTGACGACCGAGCCGACGCTGGACCGAGCCGAGGAGCCGGCGGTCCTCGCCGAGGCGTTCGCCGACGCCGGTGTCGGCCGCGTCCGGACCGAGGCTGCCGTTCAGGACGCGCTGGCGACCGCGCTGGCCGACGCCGACGGCGACGACTGCGTCCTCGTGACCGGGTCGCTGTTCGCGGTCGCAGAGGCCCGCTCCCGATGGACCCGCATTGACGTCCCCAAACGGATTCGGGACCGTTCGGACGCCCGCGCCGCCCTCGCGGAGGCCAACGTCGCGGCGGGCGACGTCGAGCGACTGGACGGCGACGCCGTCCACCGAGTCGTCAGGACGGCCCTGCGGGATCGACAGGCGACGGTCCTCAAGGAGGAACTGCTGCGGCTGGGCGGCGAGTGTGCCCTGTCGGGCCTCGAGCGCGACGACGAGGCCGTCGACGCCGTCCTGATGGGAACCATAGCGCAGTTCGAGTCCCTCGTCGAGGCCCTCGAGGCCCGCTCGCGGCCCCACGGGCTGGCCGACGTGGCCGGCGAACTGCGAGCGACCCTCGAGATCGACGCGAGCGACGAGTCGCGGACGACGATCCGTCCCGCGGACGACTCCCGAGGCGACGACGCGGGCCACCGATCCCCCTGGGACGACCGGACAGCCGTCATGGGCATCCTGAACGTCACACCCGACAGCTTCCACGACGGCGGCGAGTACGACGCCCTCGAGGACGCCGTCGACCGCGCCGAGGCGATGGTCGCGAACGACGTCGACATCATCGACATCGGCGGCGAGTCGACCCGTCCCGGTGCGGATCCGGTTTCGGTCGACGAGGAACTCGAGCGCGTGGTGCCCGTCATCGAGCGGATCGCCGATCTCGATGCCCGGATCTCCGTCGACACGCGCCGCGCCGCGGTCGCCGACGCGGCCCTCGAGGCCGGCGCGGACATCGTCAACGACGTGTCGGGGCTCGAGGACCCCGAGATGCGGTTCGTCGCCGCCGACCACGACGCGGGGCTAGTCGTGATGCACAGCATCGACGCGCCGGTCGTCCCCGACCGCGACGTCGACTACGACGACGTCGTCGCGGACGTGATCGACCAGCTTTCCGAACGCGTGTTGCTCGCGGAGAAGGCGGGTCTCGACCGCGAGCAGATCATCGTCGATCCCGGCATCGGCTTCGGCAAGTCCGCCGCCGAGAACTTCGAACTGCTCGACCGGATCGACGAGTTTCGGGCGCTTGGCTGTCCCGTCCTCTTCGGGCACTCTCACAAATCCATGTTCGCCAAAGTCGGCCGTGAGGGCGGCGAGCGACTCGAGGCGACCGTCGCGGCGACGGCGCTCGCGGCGGATCGCGGGGCCGACATCGTCCGGGTCCACGACGTAACCGAAAACGTCGCCGCGGTCCGGACGGCGCTGGCCGCGCACGATCCGGAGCAGTTCGACTGGCGGTCGTAA